Proteins encoded by one window of Arachis ipaensis cultivar K30076 chromosome B04, Araip1.1, whole genome shotgun sequence:
- the LOC107634952 gene encoding uncharacterized protein LOC107634952, translating into MDDYDSSMAEHQHPSTQPPLSELIHSLEQATFMAKQLQSTTNPSHLLQIHTSLHHAHQNLSTFLSTLQFPHPPPPPPAAENSVSSANGAAGEPMQMGDDDGGGGNGDDGVVDAEETSKCTIEKVEEKMRDCFIKNKRAKRPLSPSAAAAIEEKRLSDEGFVGRVKDYDPHAMKLRALDLVYQFHG; encoded by the coding sequence ATGGATGATTATGATTCTTCCATGGCAGAACATCAGCACCCATCAACGCAACCACCATTATCAGAACTTATTCACTCTctagaacaagcaactttcatGGCAAAACAGCTTCAATCCACGACCAACCCTTCCCACCTTCTCCAAATTCACACCTCCCTCCACCATGCCCACCAAAACCTCTCTACCTTCCTCTCCACCCTCCAATTCCCCCATCCCCCTCCGCCACCGCCCGCCGCTGAGAACTCTGTCTCCTCCGCCAATGGGGCCGCTGGGGAACCGATGCAGATGggtgatgatgatggtggtggtggtaatgGTGATGATGGGGTGGTTGATGCAGAGGAGACATCAAAGTGCACAATTGAAAAGGTTGAGGAGAAGATGAGAGACTGCTTCATCAAGAATAAGAGGGCTAAGCGGCCCCTTTCGCCTTCGGCGGCCGCGGCAATTGAGGAGAAACGGTTGTCTGATGAAGGGTTTGTTGGGAGAGTTAAGGACTATGATCCACATGCAATGAAGTTGAGAGCTTTGGACCTTGTTTATCAGTTtcatggttga